A region from the Manihot esculenta cultivar AM560-2 chromosome 13, M.esculenta_v8, whole genome shotgun sequence genome encodes:
- the LOC110630489 gene encoding uncharacterized protein LOC110630489, whose translation MDKWFLLLFIIISLEFLSGIGDGGEHMAQNRQEKPPFAKMVLDKLSTLKKSHQNSLEKLKSIVHRFQLQYFPPNLEGSDDEGKSQDGGKMKEEAGKSFEVSKMTAEESGKSAEKVVGEAADKVKDKLSRDDEEKSHPHEEL comes from the exons ATGGACAAATGGTTTCTTTTGTTGTTCATCATTATCTCCCTTGAATTTCTGAGTGGGATTGGAGATGGAGGAGAACACATGGCCCAAAACAGGCAAGAGAAGCCACCTTTTGCAAAGATGGTTCTTGACAAACTTAGCACCTTGAAGAAATCCCATCAAAATTCTTTGGAAAAACTTAAATCCATCGTTCATCGCTTTCAGTTGCAGTATTTTCCTCCAAATTTAGA GGGTTCAGATGATGAAGGGAAGAGTCAAGATGGAGGAAAGATGAAGGAGGAGGCCGGAAAAAGCTTCGAAGTGAGCAAAATGACAGCTGAAGAATCTGGTAAATCGGCAGAAAAAGTGGTGGGAGAAGCAGCGGATAAGGTGAAGGATAAATTGTCTCGTGATGATGAGGAGAAGTCTCATCCTCATGAAGAgctttaa